A region of the Streptomyces sp. NBC_00442 genome:
ATGGACAGGGTCAGCAGCGCGATGCCCGCCCAGTCGATCTTCGCCCGGATGCGCTGGGCGGGCAGGTGCAGTTTCAGTCCCAGCCACACCAGGGCGGCCAGACCGAGCGGCAGGTTGATGTAGAAGGCCCAGCGCCAGTCGAAGTGGCCGGTGACGAACCCGCCGAGGAGCGGGCCGCCGATGGTGCCGATCGCCATGACGGAGGCGGTCATGCCCTGGTACTTGCCGCGCTCGCGCGGCGGGACGAGGGCGCCGATCAGCGCGAAGGCGCCCGCGCCGATGCCGCCGGCGCCGATGCCCTGCACGACGCGGAACGCGATCAGCTCGCCCATCGACTGCGCGGCTCCGCACAGGGCGGACCCGGCGATGAACACGGCGATCGAGGCCAGGTAGAGGGACTTGCGACCGAAGAGGTCGCCGCATTTGCCCCAGATCGGCGTGGTGACGGCGGTGACGAGCGTGTAGGCGGTGACGACCCAGGAGATGTGCTCCAGGCCGCCGAGGTCGCCGACGATCGTCGGCATCGCGGTGCTGACGACCATGTTGTCGAGCATCGACAGCAGCATCGCGAGCATGACGCCGAGCAGTACCCAGCGCACGTTTTTCGGTACGGCCGGTACGGCCGTGGGGCCTGCGGAAGGCAGGGAGGCGGTCGTGGGCATGGCCGATCACCCCTTTCGGGCGTGAGAGGGAAGACAGAGGGGCGGGTCCCGGATCCTGCCCGGTGCCCGCCTCCCCAGAAAAGCACAACGGATTAATAAGTGCAACAGTTCACCTTTTTCATCGACACAACCAGAGAGGTAGGGTGGAGGCATGCCCGAGAAAGAGACCTCCCTCGCACCGGTCGCGCCCGTGGGGCGGCGCGAGCGGAAGAAGGCCGCCACCCGCCAGGCCATCGCGGACGCAGCGCTGCGCCTGTTCCTGGAGCGCGGGTACGACGACGTCGGCATCCGCGAGATCGCGGACGCCGCCGATGTCTCCACGACCACGCTCTTCAAGCACTTCCCGGTCAAGGAGGCCCTCGTCTTCGACGAGGAGGCCGACAAGGAAGCCGGATTGCTGGCCGCGGTGCGCGACCGGCCCGAAGGCCGGTCGATCCCCGCGGCCCTGCGCGAGCACGCACTGAGCACCCGCATGGCGGCGATCCACGCCGATCCGCGCTTCAGCGAATTCTTCGCGCTGATCAACAGCACCCCGGCACTGCGCGACTACCAGCAGGCCATGTGGCTGCGCCACACCGACGCTCTGGCCCGCGCCATCCAGGAGGAATCCGGGCTGCCCCAAGACGATCCCGCCTGCAGGGCCCTGGCCCACTTCGCCCTCGAAGCGCCCCGCGCCGCCCGCGGCCACGACGATTCCCGTGAAGCCGTCGTCCGCGCCTTCGACCTGCTCGAAAACGGCTGGGCCGCGCTCCAACCGGACCGGTGAGGCGGGCGGCGGGAGTCGTCCGGCCGTGGCCGGTCACCCTGCGGCCACGGCCGGGGAAAACACGGAGGGAGCGCGGCGTGTGCCGGACTGCCTCTGACGATGCCGACGGTGCACGCGTCGCGCACCTGGGCGTCACTCACTGGCGGCCAGCAGTTCGTACTGAGCCCTGCGAGCCTCCAGGAGAACCTGCGCCGCCACCGACTTGTCCGTGTCGGAACCGGTCGCGGCGACCTGGCCGATCGCGGTGCCGAGCTGATGGACGCCGTCACCCAGCAGTACATGGACGGCCGGTACGGCTGCGTCCACGCCGCCCCGGGGCCGGGCGTACGGGGCGACCGTGCGCCGCGCGTCGCCATGGGTTTCGGGCCGCTCCAGCAGCGCAACTGCACCGCGCGAAGCGGTAGTTACCGGGCGCGATGCGCCCAGGGGCGCCGCGGACGCAATGCCGGGGCCGCGCCCCGCGCCCCTTCGACGGCCGCGCGGACGTCCGCGCGGACGGAGCCTCTGCCGCCCCGGCCCGGGACGGATCCGGCCTTCCGGCGCTCGGGAGCGGGGCGCGGGGCGCGGGGCGGAACCGGCCTTCCGGTGCTTGGGGACGGACTCGAATCGCTCGCGTCATGATGGGGCCATGACGCACACCGCTCGCCGCATGTTCGAGCTCCTGGAACCCGTCTGCCTGGTCACCTACTGCGCCGACGAGTGCAACCAGGAGCTGGCCGCGCTCGGCCACCCCACCTACTGGGACGGCTACTTCGCCAGCCGCGCGGCGCCCCTGGGGCGGGTGCCGGCGCAGGTCGTGCACGCGGCCTTCTACAACTTCGCCGAAGGTGAGGCCGCGCGGCACATCCCGCGCGCGTGGGAGACGATCCCGCCCGAGGCGTCCGTCGCCGCGCGGGAGCGTGGCAGCGCGGCATCCCTGCGCAGGATCCTCGGCGAGCGGCTGGCCGGCTCCCCCGGTCTCGTACGCGCCGCGGACCTCACCGCGAAAGCCGCGACGAGCGCGCCCACGGAAGGTCGGGTGATGTACGCCGGGATGCGCACCATCGCGGTGCCGGGCGATCCG
Encoded here:
- a CDS encoding TetR/AcrR family transcriptional regulator, giving the protein MPEKETSLAPVAPVGRRERKKAATRQAIADAALRLFLERGYDDVGIREIADAADVSTTTLFKHFPVKEALVFDEEADKEAGLLAAVRDRPEGRSIPAALREHALSTRMAAIHADPRFSEFFALINSTPALRDYQQAMWLRHTDALARAIQEESGLPQDDPACRALAHFALEAPRAARGHDDSREAVVRAFDLLENGWAALQPDR
- a CDS encoding SCO6745 family protein codes for the protein MTHTARRMFELLEPVCLVTYCADECNQELAALGHPTYWDGYFASRAAPLGRVPAQVVHAAFYNFAEGEAARHIPRAWETIPPEASVAARERGSAASLRRILGERLAGSPGLVRAADLTAKAATSAPTEGRVMYAGMRTIAVPGDPVARLWHCATMLREHRGDGHVAALVGARIGGTEAHVLSALAQGIHPPQSFGRIHHLPEERLAAVMNGLYERGLVDTDGRFTDAGRRTRQRIEALTDELAAPPYDALSPAELDELIRELEPITATLVAAGSQ